CTGGGTCAACTCGTCCATCTGCCGCAGGGCCTCGTTCACTGCCGCCAGCACCAGGTCCTGCAGCATTTCCACATCGTCAGGGTCTACCGCCTCGGGCTTGATGGCGATGGATTTGAGCTGCTTATCCCCTGTCACCGTCACCGTTACCATGCCGCCGCCGGCAGATGCCTCGATCTCCGCCTGGGCCAACTCCTCCTGGGCTTTGGCCATATCCTGCTGCATCTTCTGGGCCTGCTTTAACATCTGCTGCATATTTCCCATACCGCCGCCCGGGAATCCCCCGCGCGGAAATCCGCCTCTTGCCATAGTTACTTACTCCTTTCGGGCTTTTCGCCTCTACTAATCTTCTACGATCTCGATCGAATCCTTGCCAAACAGCTCCTCCAGCCGTTTCAAGGCCGGGTTTGCCTGCTTGGGGTCCTTTTTTTCCTCCACGATCTTACACTGCAGGCGCACCTCTTGCCCCAGCAATTCCTGTAAGATTCCCTCGATAAATTTACGGTTGACCTCCATCTCCACCATATTGGCAAAGATCTCGTTCTCCGGGGCAAAGTTGAGTTTGAATAGATTGCCCTCCACGCCGGAAAAGCTGCCCTTTTGCAGGGCGCTAAACAGGGCGATCTTCTCCCGTTTGACCCGCCGGCTCAGTTCCTCCATCACCTGCTCCTGTCCAAGCGGCTGCGCCGGTGCGCTTGGGGCCGGTGGCGTTTCGGCTACAGCCGGCTCCTCTTGCGGCAAGGGCAGCGCGCCCTCATCT
Above is a genomic segment from Luoshenia tenuis containing:
- a CDS encoding YbaB/EbfC family nucleoid-associated protein, whose translation is MARGGFPRGGFPGGGMGNMQQMLKQAQKMQQDMAKAQEELAQAEIEASAGGGMVTVTVTGDKQLKSIAIKPEAVDPDDVEMLQDLVLAAVNEALRQMDELTQEKMGKVTGGMGGIPGLF